From Triticum urartu cultivar G1812 chromosome 2, Tu2.1, whole genome shotgun sequence, a single genomic window includes:
- the LOC125536541 gene encoding stress-associated endoplasmic reticulum protein 2-like isoform X2: protein MTTSRRVADRKIAVFEKNITKRGSVPETVKKANDYPVGPIVLGFFVFVVVGSSLFQIIRTASNAGLF, encoded by the exons atg ACTACCTCAAGACGTGTTGCTGATAGGAAAATTGCAGTATTTGAGAAGAATATCACGAAGAGGGGTTCTGTTCCCGAGACAGTCAAGAAAGCAAATGATTATCCTGTTGGACCTATCGTGCTTGGATTTTTTGTCTTTGTTGTTGTTGGGTCAT CTCTGTTCCAGATCATCAGGACAGCCTCAAACGCCGGTCTCTTCTGA